The genomic stretch CGGAGCACCGGCAGCACCCCGGCCCCGGACTCCACGAACACCGCCTCCGCCGCCCCGCGGCTCAGCGCCTCCAGGCCCAGCGCGCCGGTGCCGGCGTACAGGTCGAGCACCCGGGCGCCGTCCAGGTCGAGCAGCGAGTTCAGGGAGTTGAACAGCCCCTCGCGGGCACGGTCGCCGGTGGGCCGCACCCCGGCCCGCGGCACCTTCAGCCGCCGCCCGCCCGCGGTTCCCGCGATGATCCGCGTCATAGGTGTCCCCCCACCCCTGGCCCGGTCCAGAGGCTCACCCCGAGCTCGCGAGGGGTGAGGGGGACCGGGTCCTTCAAGCCTTCTCCAGGTAGTCGGCGCGGTCGTCCAGCGCCAGGGCGGCGACCGCCGCGGCGAGCTCCGGGTGGTCGGCGAGCCCGCGGCCCTCCTCGACCAGCCGGGTGGCCTCCACCCGCGCCTCGGCGATCAGGTGCTCGTCGTCGAGCAGCGACAGCAGCCGCACCCCCGACCGCCGCCCGGACTGCGCAGCGCCGAGCACGTCGCCCTCCCGGCGGGTCTCCAGGTCCAGCCGGGCCAGCTCGAAGCCGTCGGTCGTGGCGGCGACCGCGGCGAGCCGCTGGCCGGTGGCCGAGGTGGCGGGCGCCTCGCTGACCAGCAGGCACAGCCCGGGGTGCTTGCCGCGCGCCACCCGGCCGCGCAGCTGGTGCAGCTGGCTGACGCCGAACCGGTCGGCGTCCATCACCACCATCACCGTGGCGTTGGGCACGTCGACGCCGACCTCGACGACGGTGGTGGCGACCAGCACGTCGACCTCGGCGGCCGCGAAGGCCCGCATCCGGGCCTCCTTGTCCTCCGGGGTCATCCGGCCGTGCAGCACCTCGACCCGCAGCTGCGCCAGTGGCCCGGCGCGCAGCTCCTCGGCGACGTCGAGCACCGCCAGCGGTGGTCGACGGTCGCTGCCGCCCTTCTCGTCCTCGGGCGGGGCGCCGTCCTCGCCGCCGGGGCCGTCGTCCTTCTCACCGGGGAGGTCACCGATGCGCGGGCAGACGACGTAGGCCTGCCGCCCGGCGGCGACCTCCTCGCGCACCCGCTCCCAGGCGCGGTCGAGCCAGCTCGGCTTCTCCCGGACCGGCACCAGCGAGCTGGACACCCCGCCGCGGCCGGCGGGCAGCTGGCGCAGCGTGGAGGTCTCCAGGTCGCCGTAGACGGTCATCGCCACGGTGCGCGGGATCGGGGTGGCGGTCATCACCAGCACGTGCGGCGGGCGGTTGCCCTTGGCCCGCAGCGCATCGCGCTGCTCGACGCCGAACCGGTGCTGCTCGTCGACGACGACGAGCCCCAGGTCGGCGAACTCCACCCCCTCCTGCAGCAAGGCGTGCGTGCCCACCACGATGCCGGCGCTTCCGTCGGCGACCGCGGCCCGCGCCTCGCGCCGGACCGCGGCCTTCTGCGAGCCGGTGAGCAGCACGACCCGGGTGCCGGCCGGGTCGCCGTCCAGCTCGCCGGCCCGACCGAGCGGACCGAGGACGGCGGCGAGGCTGCGGGCGTGCTGGGCGGCGAGCACCTCGGTGGGCGCCAGCAGCGCGGCCTGCCCCCCGGCGTCGACGACCTGGGCCATCGCCCGCAGCGCGACGACGGTCTTGCCCGAGCCGACCTCGCCCTGCAGCAGCCGGTTCATCGGCTGCTCGCGAGCGAGCTCCGCGGCGAGCTCCTCCCCCACCTCGCGCTGCCCGTCGGTGAGCGCGAACGGCAGCGCGGCGTCGACGGCGTCGAGCAGGCCACCGGCGCGGCGGGGGCGGGCGATCCCGGGCTCGAGCGCGGCGGCGCGGCGGCGGCCGGCCAGGGTGGCCTGCAGCACCAGCGCCTCGTCCCACTTGAGCCGCTCGTCGGCGGAGTCGACCTGCTCCTGGGACTCCGGGCGGTGCTTCCAGCGCAGCGCGGTGGCCAGCGGCACCAGCCCGTGCCGCTCGCGGACCGGCGCGGGCAGCGGGTCGTCGAGCGCCTGCTGCAGGGAGCGCTCGTCGTCCAGCAGCAGCTTCACCGACTTCTGGATCACCCAGCTGGAGACGTCCTTGCTGGCCGGGTAGATCGGCACCAGCGCCCGGGCCCAGTCGTCGTCGTCCCCGGTGATCACGTGGCAGTCGGGGTGGGTGAACTGCAGGTCGCCCTGCCACTTCCCGACGCTGCCGGCGAACAGCCCCCAGGCGCCGACCTCGAGGTGGGCGTGCCGGTGGTTGAAGAAGACCAGCCGCATGCTGCCCGCGCCGTCGCCGACGGTGACCTCGGTGATCGTGCCGCGGCGCTGGCGCATCGGCCGGCTGCTGACCTTCTTCACCTGGGCGAGCACGGTGACCCGGTCGCCGACCTGGAGGTCCTCCAACCGGCTCATCTCGCCGCGGCGCGCGTACCGGCGCGGGTAGTGCCGCAGCAGGTCGCGGACGGTGTGCAGCGAGAGCTGGTCGGCCATCGCCTTCGCCGTCTTCGGCCCCACCACCTTGCCCAGCGGGGTGTCCATCGCCAGCGCCACGTCACTCCACCCCGACCACTGTCACTCCACCCCGACCAGCAACGGGAGCGCACCCTCGCCGCCGGCGTGGCGCAGCACCTCGACCGTGGGGTGCACGGCGGCCAGGTGCGCGCACACGGCGTCGCCGAGCGCCTCGTCGCCGGCGACGACGGTGGTCAGCTCACCGCCGGCGGAGAGCAGCCGGTCCAGCAGCTCGGCGGCGACGGCGGCCTGGTCGACACCGATGACGACGACGTCGCCCTCCGCGCTGCCCAGCACGTCACCGGCGGAGCAGCGGCCGGCCGAGGTGAGCGCCTCGTGCTCGGCGACGGTGACCTCCGCCCAGCGGGTGGCGGCAGCGGCCTCGGCCATGGCGATCACGTCGTCGCCGAACCGGCGCGCGGGGTCGGCGACGGCGAGCGCGGCCACGCCTTGCACCGCCGAGCGGGTGGGGACGACGACGACGTCGCGCCCCTCCGCCCGGGCCCGCTCGGCCGCCCGCGCCGACACGGCGGTGACCTCGGGGTGGTTGGGCAGCAGCACGACCTGCTCGGCGCCGGTGCCCAGCACCGCGGCCAGCACCTCGTCCTCGACGACGGCGTCGACCGGGGCGGTGAGCACGGTGACCCCCTCCTCGGCGGCGAAGAGGTCGGCCAGGCCGGCCGAGCAGGCCAGCGCCACCACCGCGCGGACCCCGGGCGCGGCCGCCGGCGGGCGCACCGGGGCCAGCGGGGTGACCGCGATGCGGTGCGGTCGGCCGGCCTCGATCCCGGCCTCGATCGCCGCACCGACGTCGTGCACGTGGACGTGGACGTTCCACTCCCGCCCGCCGGGGGTGTCGACGCCGACGACGACCAGCGAGTCACCGAGCGCCGCCAGCCGGTGCTGCAGCGCGGTGACGGCGGCCTCGTCGGAGTCGGCCAGCAGGTACTGCACCTCGCTGCCGGGGCCGGCGGGGGGCTGGCCGACCAGCGGTGCGGGAGCGGCCCGGTGCCGGTGCGGCCGGCCGGCGAGCGGCGGGCGCGCCGGGACCTCCCCGGTGACCGTGCCGACGAGCGCGTCCAGCACCAGGCACCAGCCGGCACCGCCGGCGTCGACCACCCCGGCGTCGCGGAGGACGGCGAGCTGGCCGGGGGTGGCCTGCAGCGCGGTGCGTGCGCCGTCGGCGGCGGCCCGGACGACGTCGGGCAGCGCGTCGCGCCCGGCCTCGACCTCGGCCACGGCGGCGTCGGCCCCGGCGCGGGCGACGGTGAGGAAGGTGCCCTCCTCGGGGTCGGCCACCGCGCCGTAGGCGGCCCGTGCCGCGGCGGCGAGGGCCCCGGCGAGCACCGGGCCGTCGACCCGCGGGGCACCGGCCAGCCCGTCGGCCAGGCCGCGCAGCAGCTGGGCGAGGATCGCGCCGGAGTTGCCGCGGGCGCCGAGCACCGCGCCACGGGCGAACGCCGTCCACGCCGGTTCACCGGCCGCCGTCGTCAGCTCGGCCCGACCCGCCTCGGCGGTCAGCAGCAGGTTGGTGCCGGTGTCGCCGTCGGGCACCGGGAAGACGTTGAGCTCGTCCAGCCGGCTCCGGGAGGCGGACAGCGTCTGGACGACGGCGGCGCTCCACCGGCCGACCGCCGCGTCGTCGAGCACCTGCAGCACGGACGGGAGGGTACCGGCGCCCACCGACGGGAGCTGTTCCCACGCTCCCCGGGCTCCGGCCGTCCCGGCCGGTCCGACGGCCGCTGCGGGGACCGGCTACAGTGGTCTCCAGTCTGCGTGTGGGTACCCGTGTGCCCGTGTCCGAACGACCTCGCTGCAAACGACTTACGTTGAACGACTTCTGGGAGTGATCCACCGTGGCTGCCGTGTGCGATGTCTGTGGCAAGGGGCCCGGTTTCGGTATGTCGGTGTCGCACTCGCACCGCCGCACGCCGCGCCGTTGGAACCCGAACATCCAGTCCGTGCGGGCTGCGCTCTCCGGCGGTGGCCGGCAGCGCATGAACGTCTGCACCTCCTGCATCCGCGCGGGCAAGGTCGTCCGGGGCTGACACCCCGGAACTGATCGCCCCCGGCTCCGGCCGGGACACCAGACCCCGGAGGTCCTCGTGACCTCCGGGGTCTTTCGTGTGCCCGTCGACCCCCCGTGGGTTCGGCGGGGCCGGGTCAGCGGCCGATGCCCCGCGCCCGCGCGGCGGTGACGACCAGCTCGACGACGGTGTCGTGCGGCAGCTCGGTGCTGTCCACCACCAGGTGGTAGTGCCGCGCCTCGGCCGGGTCGCACCGGTAGAAGTGCCGCACGTAGGCGGTCCGGGCGGCGTCGGCGGCGTCCCGCTCCCGGCGCACGTCGTCCTCCGGCCCGCCCCGGTGGGCCAGCGCGGCGGCCAGCCGCCGGTCGGGGTGCCCGTCCAGCCGCACGTGCAGCACGTCGGGGCGGTCGCGCAGCACCATCGCCGCCGCCCGGCCGAGCACCACACCCCCGGCGCCCTCGGCGATCTCGGCCAGCACCCGCTCGGTCTGCACCCGGTAGGCGCGCTCGTCGGGCAGCGTCGAGGTGGGCAGCACCCCGCCGACCGGGTCGGGCATGGTGCCCAGCGAGGTGACCAGCCGCCACAGGCCCCGGGTGATCGTCTCGTCGTTGGCCTCCGCCTCGGCGACGGGGACGCCGAGGCGGCCGGCGACCTGGGCCGGGATCACCCGGTCGTGGAACGGCAGCCCGAGCCGCTCGGCGACGGCGGGGGCGATCTCCGCCCCGCCCGCACCGAACGACGCCGACACCGTCACGACGCCCATGCGTCCTCCCCACCCGTTGCGTCCCCGCGGACCGGGGCCAGGTCCTTGCCGAGGAACACCGCCTCCGGGGAGTCCGCGTACATGCCGTAACCCATGACGGGCGTGTAGCCGTGCCGCGCGTACAGCGCCAGCGCCTCGGGCTGCCGGTCGCCGGAGTTGAGGAGCAGGTGCCGGTGCCCGGCATCGGCGGCGGTGCGCTCGAGCTCGGTGAGCACCCGGGCGGCCAGCCCGCGGCGCCGGAACGCCGGCTCCACGTACATCCGCTTCAGCTCGACGGTGCCCGACGCCCGGTCGTGCACCCGCCAGCCGCCGCACGCCGCGGGCACGCCGTCGACGTCGGCGACGAGGAACAGGCCCTGCGGCGGTGCGAACTCCGCAGGGTCGACGACCGCGCCGTCCCGGCCGCCGTAGCGGACCACGTACTCCTGCTGCACCCGCTCGATGAGCTGCTGGGCCACCGGGTCGGCGTAGCCGACCGTGCGCAGCCGCACGCCCTGCTCAGCCGAAGTGGACATGTCCGGCCCCCTCCCCCAGGTCGGCGGCCACCTGCGCGGCGGGCACGCCGTCCACCTCGACCCCGGACGCGTCGTCGTGCACCCGGCCGATGACGGTCCAGCCCTCCGGCAGCGCCGCGGTGGGCGGGAAGGTGGCCACCAGGGCATGGTCCTCGCCGCCGGTGAGCACCCAGCCCAGCGGGTCGCCCCCGAGGGCGGCGGCCACCTGGGGCAGGGGGCCGGTGACGAAGGCGGCGAGCGTCGCGCGGTCCAGGTCGATGCCCACGCCGCTGTCGGCGGCCAGGTGGCCGGCGTCGGCGAGCAGCCCGTCGCTGGTGTCGCACATCGACGTCGCCCCGGCGTCGGCCGCGGCCGGGCCGGCGGCGTAGGGCGGGGTGGGACGGCGGTGCGCGGCGATGGCCGCGGCCGGGGCGCGGAAGCCGCGGCGCAGCACCGCCAGCCCGCAGGCCGACCAGCCGAGCCGGCCGGCGACGGCGACGACGTCCCCGGGGCGAGCGCCGTCGCGGCGGACCGGGGCGCGCCCGCCCAGGTCGCCCAGCGCGGTGACCGACAGGACGACCGACGACGAGTCCGGGGCGCTGGCCACGGTGTCCCCGCCGACGACCGCGGCACCGAAGGGCGCGCACTCGGCCGCCATGCCGTCGGCCACGCCCTCCAACCAGACCGCGGGGGTGTCGGCGGGGCAGGCCAGCCCGACCAGCAGCGCGGTCGGGACGGCGCCCATCGCGGCGACGTCGGCGAGGTTGGCGGCGGCGGCCTTGTGCCCGACGTCCTCGGCGGAGGACCAGTCGCGGCGGAAGTGCCGGCCCTCGACCAGCACGTCGGTGCAGGCCACGACCCGCCCGTCCGGGGCGCGCAGTACCGCGGCGTCGTCCCCGGGGCCGACCTCGGCCACCCGGGCGGAGCCGGAGCGGGCGAGCACCCGGGCGATCAGCCCGAACTCGCCGACCACGCCGATGGCGTCGGCGGGATCGGGTCGGGGCACCAGCGGCCGGGGGCGAGTCACCGGGCACCTCCTGCCGCTGGGGTACGTTGCCGGTCGGTCTGCCGTTCGGCAGGCTCGTTCCGCCCCCAGCCGTTGCCGACGTGGTGACGCCCGAGGAAGGTCAACCCGTGGTTCACGCCTACATCCTCATCCAGACCGAAGTCGGCAAGGCAGCCGCGGTCGCCGCGAGCATCGGCGAGATCGCCGGCGTGACCAAGGCGGAGGACGTGACGGGCCCCTACGACGTGATCGTGCGGGCCGAGGCGAACAACGTCGACGAGCTCGGCCGGCTGGTCGTGGCCCGGGTGCAGTCGGTCGACGGCATCACCCGCACGCTGACCTGCCCCGTCGTCAACATCTGAGGCACGTGAGCACCGCCCCGGACGCTCCCGCCGACCCCGCGCCGTCCCCGGCGCCCGACCCGCTGCGCCGGGCCGCGCTGATCGCGCTGGCCGTCGCGGTGCCGCTGGTGGCCGCGCTGCTCGTGGTGGTCAACGTCGTCGGGGGGAACGAGGAACCGGACGGCGACGACGACGCGGTGGCGGAGATCTCGGGCACGACGTCGGCGCCGCGCGGGGACCTGCCGCCGGTGGAGGTCGACACCCCGGAGGTGACGCCGGAGGCGGAGCTCGCCTGCCCGGTGCTGATGGACCAGCTGCCGCTGGAGCTGGCCGGGGAGACCTCGCGGATGGTCAACTCGGACTCGGTGTTCGCCTACGCCTGGGGCGACCCGGCCCAGG from Modestobacter roseus encodes the following:
- a CDS encoding AAA family ATPase, translated to MGVVTVSASFGAGGAEIAPAVAERLGLPFHDRVIPAQVAGRLGVPVAEAEANDETITRGLWRLVTSLGTMPDPVGGVLPTSTLPDERAYRVQTERVLAEIAEGAGGVVLGRAAAMVLRDRPDVLHVRLDGHPDRRLAAALAHRGGPEDDVRRERDAADAARTAYVRHFYRCDPAEARHYHLVVDSTELPHDTVVELVVTAARARGIGR
- a CDS encoding DAK2 domain-containing protein; the encoded protein is MLQVLDDAAVGRWSAAVVQTLSASRSRLDELNVFPVPDGDTGTNLLLTAEAGRAELTTAAGEPAWTAFARGAVLGARGNSGAILAQLLRGLADGLAGAPRVDGPVLAGALAAAARAAYGAVADPEEGTFLTVARAGADAAVAEVEAGRDALPDVVRAAADGARTALQATPGQLAVLRDAGVVDAGGAGWCLVLDALVGTVTGEVPARPPLAGRPHRHRAAPAPLVGQPPAGPGSEVQYLLADSDEAAVTALQHRLAALGDSLVVVGVDTPGGREWNVHVHVHDVGAAIEAGIEAGRPHRIAVTPLAPVRPPAAAPGVRAVVALACSAGLADLFAAEEGVTVLTAPVDAVVEDEVLAAVLGTGAEQVVLLPNHPEVTAVSARAAERARAEGRDVVVVPTRSAVQGVAALAVADPARRFGDDVIAMAEAAAATRWAEVTVAEHEALTSAGRCSAGDVLGSAEGDVVVIGVDQAAVAAELLDRLLSAGGELTTVVAGDEALGDAVCAHLAAVHPTVEVLRHAGGEGALPLLVGVE
- a CDS encoding GNAT family N-acetyltransferase — translated: MSTSAEQGVRLRTVGYADPVAQQLIERVQQEYVVRYGGRDGAVVDPAEFAPPQGLFLVADVDGVPAACGGWRVHDRASGTVELKRMYVEPAFRRRGLAARVLTELERTAADAGHRHLLLNSGDRQPEALALYARHGYTPVMGYGMYADSPEAVFLGKDLAPVRGDATGGEDAWAS
- the rpmB gene encoding 50S ribosomal protein L28, whose amino-acid sequence is MAAVCDVCGKGPGFGMSVSHSHRRTPRRWNPNIQSVRAALSGGGRQRMNVCTSCIRAGKVVRG
- a CDS encoding DUF3515 family protein; the protein is MSTAPDAPADPAPSPAPDPLRRAALIALAVAVPLVAALLVVVNVVGGNEEPDGDDDAVAEISGTTSAPRGDLPPVEVDTPEVTPEAELACPVLMDQLPLELAGETSRMVNSDSVFAYAWGDPAQVLICGVDPVTAGQPDTTEIQLSGVQWLVDTSAPEANVWTTVDRLVPVQVTVPESADSSLPQALSPIIATTLPVTDPSATD
- a CDS encoding thiamine-phosphate kinase, whose amino-acid sequence is MTRPRPLVPRPDPADAIGVVGEFGLIARVLARSGSARVAEVGPGDDAAVLRAPDGRVVACTDVLVEGRHFRRDWSSAEDVGHKAAAANLADVAAMGAVPTALLVGLACPADTPAVWLEGVADGMAAECAPFGAAVVGGDTVASAPDSSSVVLSVTALGDLGGRAPVRRDGARPGDVVAVAGRLGWSACGLAVLRRGFRAPAAAIAAHRRPTPPYAAGPAAADAGATSMCDTSDGLLADAGHLAADSGVGIDLDRATLAAFVTGPLPQVAAALGGDPLGWVLTGGEDHALVATFPPTAALPEGWTVIGRVHDDASGVEVDGVPAAQVAADLGEGAGHVHFG
- the recG gene encoding ATP-dependent DNA helicase RecG, whose amino-acid sequence is MALAMDTPLGKVVGPKTAKAMADQLSLHTVRDLLRHYPRRYARRGEMSRLEDLQVGDRVTVLAQVKKVSSRPMRQRRGTITEVTVGDGAGSMRLVFFNHRHAHLEVGAWGLFAGSVGKWQGDLQFTHPDCHVITGDDDDWARALVPIYPASKDVSSWVIQKSVKLLLDDERSLQQALDDPLPAPVRERHGLVPLATALRWKHRPESQEQVDSADERLKWDEALVLQATLAGRRRAAALEPGIARPRRAGGLLDAVDAALPFALTDGQREVGEELAAELAREQPMNRLLQGEVGSGKTVVALRAMAQVVDAGGQAALLAPTEVLAAQHARSLAAVLGPLGRAGELDGDPAGTRVVLLTGSQKAAVRREARAAVADGSAGIVVGTHALLQEGVEFADLGLVVVDEQHRFGVEQRDALRAKGNRPPHVLVMTATPIPRTVAMTVYGDLETSTLRQLPAGRGGVSSSLVPVREKPSWLDRAWERVREEVAAGRQAYVVCPRIGDLPGEKDDGPGGEDGAPPEDEKGGSDRRPPLAVLDVAEELRAGPLAQLRVEVLHGRMTPEDKEARMRAFAAAEVDVLVATTVVEVGVDVPNATVMVVMDADRFGVSQLHQLRGRVARGKHPGLCLLVSEAPATSATGQRLAAVAATTDGFELARLDLETRREGDVLGAAQSGRRSGVRLLSLLDDEHLIAEARVEATRLVEEGRGLADHPELAAAVAALALDDRADYLEKA
- a CDS encoding Lrp/AsnC ligand binding domain-containing protein; amino-acid sequence: MVHAYILIQTEVGKAAAVAASIGEIAGVTKAEDVTGPYDVIVRAEANNVDELGRLVVARVQSVDGITRTLTCPVVNI